In Pasteurella multocida subsp. multocida OH4807, a genomic segment contains:
- a CDS encoding 16S ribosomal RNA methyltransferase RsmE (COG1385 Uncharacterized protein conserved in bacteria), which translates to MRIPRIYHPTSLQQLTHCTLSEDAANHVGRVLRMQVGEQIELFDGSNHIYTAVITQVSKRTIEVHILNQQWLDRESPLKIHLGQVISRGERMEFTIQKSVELGVNVITPLWSERCGVKLDADRMDKKIQQWQKIAIAACEQCGRNVIPEIRPMMKLQDWCAEKDGALKLNLHPRAQYSIRTLPPIQSEGVRLLIGSEGGLSPQEIAQTEQQGFTEILLGKRVLRTETAGLAAITALQLCFGDLG; encoded by the coding sequence ATGAGAATACCGAGAATTTATCACCCTACATCTTTACAGCAGCTCACGCATTGTACACTAAGCGAAGACGCGGCAAATCATGTTGGTCGAGTACTGCGTATGCAGGTCGGAGAGCAAATTGAGTTATTTGATGGCAGTAATCATATTTATACCGCTGTGATTACCCAAGTCAGCAAAAGAACCATTGAGGTACACATTTTAAATCAGCAGTGGCTAGATCGTGAGAGTCCATTGAAAATTCATTTAGGACAAGTCATTTCACGCGGTGAGCGAATGGAGTTTACTATTCAGAAATCTGTTGAACTGGGGGTAAATGTGATTACACCTTTATGGTCAGAACGTTGTGGCGTCAAATTGGATGCGGATCGAATGGATAAAAAGATCCAACAATGGCAAAAAATTGCGATTGCGGCTTGTGAGCAATGTGGACGTAATGTCATTCCTGAAATTCGCCCCATGATGAAATTACAGGATTGGTGTGCAGAAAAAGATGGTGCATTGAAGTTGAATTTACATCCACGAGCCCAATATTCTATTCGTACCTTACCGCCCATTCAATCGGAAGGTGTGCGTTTATTAATCGGTTCTGAAGGGGGGTTGTCGCCACAAGAGATTGCCCAGACAGAACAACAAGGATTTACTGAAATTTTATTAGGAAAGCGTGTATTACGCACTGAAACAGCAGGATTAGCCGCGATTACTGCGTTGCAATTGTGTTTTGGTGATTTAGGTTAG
- a CDS encoding Pirin-like protein (COG1741 Pirin-related protein), translating to MKNVAKVHSAPEKHWVGNGFHVHSMFTYQDKDKNIDPFLLMDYNPPRYFDGGRSQDFRGVGEHPHRGFETVTIAYQGEVQHADSAGGGGIIGTGDVQWMTAGSGVMHEEFHSENFSKEGGMFEMVQLWVNLPTKYKMTSPKYQAIKSADIPVVELDNHAGSARIIAGEFNHTNGAASTFSPINMWDVKMNASKAHTFWVPESHNLIILVLDGTLQINSRDIARRGELVTFEKGGENVHIEANNEVKLLILTGEPLNEPIVGYGPFVMNTRDEILQAMHDVQRGQFGKIHTM from the coding sequence ATGAAAAATGTCGCAAAGGTTCACAGTGCACCAGAAAAACATTGGGTAGGTAATGGATTCCATGTCCACTCCATGTTTACTTATCAAGATAAAGATAAAAATATCGATCCATTTTTATTAATGGATTATAACCCTCCTCGTTATTTCGATGGTGGGCGTAGTCAAGATTTTCGTGGCGTAGGTGAACATCCTCACCGAGGTTTCGAAACTGTCACCATTGCTTATCAAGGTGAAGTTCAACATGCCGATTCTGCTGGTGGAGGCGGAATTATTGGAACAGGCGATGTACAATGGATGACTGCTGGCTCGGGCGTCATGCATGAAGAATTTCATTCAGAAAACTTCTCTAAAGAAGGCGGTATGTTTGAAATGGTGCAATTATGGGTCAATTTACCTACAAAATACAAAATGACATCACCCAAATATCAAGCGATTAAATCGGCAGATATTCCCGTGGTCGAATTAGATAATCATGCGGGTTCTGCTCGCATTATTGCAGGTGAGTTCAATCACACCAATGGTGCTGCTAGCACCTTCAGCCCGATTAATATGTGGGATGTAAAAATGAATGCCAGTAAAGCGCATACATTTTGGGTGCCTGAAAGCCATAACCTCATCATTCTGGTCTTGGATGGCACCTTGCAAATCAATAGTAGAGACATTGCTCGTCGAGGTGAATTAGTGACCTTCGAAAAAGGAGGAGAAAATGTGCATATCGAAGCAAACAATGAGGTGAAATTGCTCATTTTGACTGGTGAACCATTAAATGAACCCATTGTAGGTTATGGACCATTCGTGATGAATACTCGAGACGAAATCCTACAAGCAATGCATGATGTACAACGTGGTCAATTTGGCAAAATTCACACGATGTAA